The Phormidium ambiguum IAM M-71 sequence CCCGCGTCATCGGCGGCGTTAAATGGTCAATAATCACTGCTTGGGCGCGACGTTTTGCTTGGGAACCTTCACCTGGATCGTTAACAATAAAGGGGTAAAAATGCGGAATTGCGCCTAATGCTACTTCGGGATAACAATTACTGGAAAGGGCGACACTTTTACCAGGCAACCATTCTAAATTACCATGTTTTCCGACGTGAACGATCGCATCCACCCCAAAATGCTTTCTCACCCAATAATAAAACGCTAAATAATCATGAGTTGGTTCTAAATCTGGTGCATGATAATTTAAACTTGGATCGAGATCGTAACCTCGACTCGGTTGAATTCCCACAAAAACATTACCTAACTGAATTCCCGGAATCGGAAACTCTTTAACAGATGCAATTCCCCATCTTTCAATTATGCCTTGTTGCACCGATAAAGGCAGATTAGCAAAAAACTCTTGGTATTCTGTTAAAGATAGCACTTGATTTGGCGATCGCAATTCCTTCCCTTCTAAATCGTTAGTAATTCCCACAGTTAATCTATTAATTAAATCGTCGCCAGTTTCCGGCAAATCTGACACTACATAACCAGCACTTTTTAAAGCTTTCAGGATTTCTACACAACTAGCAGGAGTATCCAAACCAACACCATTTGCTAATCTGCCATCGCGGGTGGGATAATTAGCTAAAATTAAAGCAACCTTGCGTTCATGAGGAGTTTTTTGCCGCAATTTTACCCAACTTGCTGCTAAATCAGCAACAAAATTAATCCGATCTAAATTTGCTTGATATCCCACTACATCCGTTTCTAAACTAGGATGTTTAGACTGTACCGCTTTAAAAGAAACTACTCGACTAATAATTCTGCCATCTACTTCTGGTAAAGCTACGTTCATCGCCATATCTCGCGGCGAAAGTCCTTGAAAACCAGCTTCCCATTGTTCTTCAGTTCCGCCACTAAAAATTACTTGTAAAACTGGAATATCTGAGAAGTTTGTTGCTAATTCAAAGTTGCTAATCGTCGGTTCAAAATTATTAACTGAAAAGCTGGTAGTATTGAGCAAAAGTTGAATTGATTCAGCATCTTTTGGCTGAAAATATTCAACTAACTCAGCTTGGACATCGGGATCTCGCAAAGAAGAAACAAAAACTGGTACTGGATTTAAGTTTCTTGTCAATAAAGCTTGACATAAAGCATCTATTGGTGATGTATTTCCGGCTAAATAATGAGCGCGGTAAAATAAAATACCAACTTTAGGAATTAAATTTCTGTATTTATCCGCAAAAATTGCATTTTCTTTGTTCCACAAATAAAATCCTACACGCGGAACTTCCTGGGGTGGAGGCGGATTATAACTTGTTTGCCAACAAATATCGATCGCAAACTTTAAAGCATTGACAAAATTATTTACCCCGCCTTCATTGAAGTAGCGCCACAGCTGATTTACACCAACTAATGAAATATTAGAATAACTAATTAAATCGGGATCGGGACGGTCATCTCCTGGCATTATAATTAGTTTAGCCTTGGTTTTTTGGACAGTTTCCCGCACTATTTCTATACCGTAAGACCAGTAAGAACGTCCTCCAAGTAGGCGAATAATAATAATCTCGGCTTTTGCTAATACTTGTTCAGCATAAGTATCTATACTCATTTGTTGCTGGATTTGTAAAAGATTAACCACTCGTAGTTCGGGAAAATCTGTTGGGAGTTTAGCCACAGCTGCTGCTAAAGTTTGAATGTCCGTATCCGCAGCCGTAAGGAATACAATAGGAGCAGGCGTTTGCTCAATAATAATGACTCCTTCTGCTTGAAAATTCCAGCCTCCGGGGGTAGCGGCTAAACGATGCACAATTTTATCCTCAATGATTTCGGTTTTTTAGAAGCTTTCGGCTATACATTAGTTAAAGGAACTGTTTATACCTGGATTCAATCGTGGTAAATCTGATTTAATTTGTCCATAATTAATTATAGAGAATCACGATTTGAGTCAGATTTAACAAAGCCTACTGCTTCCTTATTATGTAAACGGCTAAAATGCTGAGTTACCAAAACTTTATTTTACGTCGAAATTTATCGGTTATCTCCTTTAATGGACTGCGAACCTTATTTAAGCAAATGGCAAAAAGGGTCGGAGAAGGTAGTTTGCTTTTGACTGAAGATGTGCTATCCACTTTAACAGTTATGCCACAACAAATAGAAGAAAAATTTATTTTGTTGGTGTCAGAACAGTTTAGTGGATTAATGGTAGCAACGCAAAGGTTAGAAGAGACTTCTTGGCAAAGTCCTGAAGAGAAAGTATATGAAGTCGGATTAACATTTGCACCAGAAGCGATCGCAGAATTTATCGCTCAATTAAGTACTTTACTAAAAGATCATCCTTTAGCAGAAAAAAGGCTGCAAGCAGCAACTCACATTTTACAACCTAATGATGCTAATCTTCAGAGCGAATTTACTCTTCATTTGCTAGAAATTGTGACAAATTGGCAGCAAAATGACTCAACTGAAGAAATGATTTATCCTTTTGTTTCTGTTTGTCAACCAGTACACGAAGCATTAAGACAACAGGTAGAACAAGAGCGATTGTTAAATCAGGTCACAACCCAAATTCGTGATAGTTTAGAATTACCTGTAATTTTGAAAACAGCAGTAGAACAAGTGCGGCATTTTTTACAAGCCGATCGCTTGTTAATCTATCAATTCCAGCATCCTTTATCTGCAATTCAAGAATTAGAAATGGGAGATAAAGAGATTTTAGAATTTTATGAACTAGCTGCTAGACAAGAATTATATCCTGAAGAATCAAGTTTAACCCAAACAGAAATTGACAATAAACTAGAACAAAACTTTGAGCAGGAAGTTAACGAACGCAGAATTTTCGGAAAAGTTACTTATCAAGCATTAGCATCTGATAACATACCTTCTATATTAGGATTTTCTGAAGAAGAACGTTGTTTTACTTACGTACCCAACTGTCGAGAAAAATATCGCAAAGGCTTTACTTTAGCAGTTAAAGATATTGAAACTACTTATATTTTTCATCCTTGTATATTGAATTTAATGCGGCATTGTCAAGTCAGAGCTAAGTTGGTTGTGCCTATTTTAATTCAAGAACAACTTTGGGGTTTATTAATTGCTCATCAATGCTTTGAACCGCGACAATGGCAGGATAATGAGAAAAAATTCCTCACACACATTGCTGAACATTTAGCGATCGCAATTTACCAAGCACAACTTTATGCCGAAGTCCAACAACAAAAACAAACATTAGAAAAAAGGGTGATCGATCGCACCCAAGAACTCCATGATGCCATGCTTTTGGCACAATCAGCTAACCGAGCCAAAAGTGAATTTTTAGCCACAATGAGTCATGAATTACGCACACCTTTAACCTGCGTCATCGGCTTATCCGCTACACTATTAAGATGGTCTTTCGGGCAACTAAGCCAAAAACAAAGAGACTACTTACAAAGCATTCACGACAACGGTGAACACCTCCTCGAATTAATCAACGATATTTTAGAACTATCGCAATTAGAAGCCGGAAAAACTGTCTTAAATGTCAGCGAATTTTCCCTCTCACAACTAGCACATCAAGAAATGACCAACTTGAAACAAAAAGCTACTCAGAGAGGCGTAGAATTAGCCGTAGCAGTTAAACTTGATTCCCAACAAGACCGCTTTGTTGCTGATGACAGAAGAGTGCGGCAAATTCTCTATAATTTGTTGAGTAACGGCATTAAATTTACTCCCCAAGGAGGTAGAGTAATTTTACGAGTTTGGCGAGAAGGAAATCGCGCCGTTCTACAAGTAGAAGATACAGGTATTGGCATTCCCGAACACCAAAAACATTTGCTTTTTCAAAAATTCCAACAATTAGATAGTTCCTACCATCGTCAATACGAAGGAACTGGATTAGGATTAGCTTTAACTAAACAATTGGTTGAACTTCATGGCGGAAAAATAGAAGTTAACTCCACTGTTGGTGTAGGTTCAATTTTTACTGTTTGGTTGCCAAAACAACAATATTTAACCGCCCATAAAAACCAATCTCAATCTCCAGCTTATCCTAAAGAAGAAGCATTAATTAACCTAAAATTTCCGGCAGGAATAATCGTCGTTATTGAAAATCATGAAGAAACCGCTACTTTAATTTGTGAAATTCTAACTGCGGCTGGTTTTCAAGTAGTATGGTTATTAGAACCTTCTACAGCGATGAAACAAATAGAAATTTTACAGCCTGTAATTGTTATTTTAGACTTGCAAACTTCAGTCAGCAATGGTCAACAAACCGTTGAGCAAATTCGTAGTTTACCTAGTGTGCAAGATGTAAAAATTCTAATTTTAACTAACCAAATCTCATCTAAAAGTTTAGTTTTAGGAGCGAATAATTACTTACTGAAACCGATTTTACCCCAAAGTTTATTAAAGAAAATTCAACTACTAATGGCTAATCCTGTAAATGAATAAAAACTCTCTACAATCATTAAATCAAACATTAATTGTTTCTTGCCAAGCGCCTGTAGAATCACCCTTGCACGATCCTTATGTCATTGCAGCGATCGCAAAAGCAGCTATACTCAATGGTGCATCCGCAGTCAGAATTGATACACCAGCCCATATCACCGCAGTCCGCCAACAAATATCAGCACCAATTATCGGATTGTGGAAACAACAAATCCCAGGCTATGAAGTATATATTACTCCACAGTTTAGTCACGCAGAAGCGATCGCCAAAGCCGGAGCAGATATCATCGCCATTGATGCTACCTTGCGAGAACGTCCTAATCAAGAACAACTAACCACAATAATTAGCCGAATTCATCAAGAATTAGGTAAATTAGTCATGGCAGATATCGACACCATAGAAGCAGCAATAGCCGCCACTAACGCAGGTGCAGATATTGTTGGTACAACCCTTTACGGCTACACAAAAGAAACAAAACATCTCTCTCCACCAGGCTTTCAACTATTAGCAGAAATGGTTGAAAAACTCCAAGTTCCCGTAATTTGTGAAGGCGGAATTTCTTCCCCAACAATGGCACAACAAGCCCTAGAAATCGGTGCTTTTGCCGTAGTAGTTGGCACTGATATCACTGGAATTGATGCCAAACTTAAACAGTACCTTGTTGCGATTTAGCGCTATTACTGGCGCTAAATCGCAACAACATACCTGGAAAATTAACTAATTCCTGCTAATTTTCTTTGCCAAATAATCATGTTAGAACCAACTACCGGAGAACGAGCGACTAACCTACCTTGAAGATCCTTAATTTCCAAATTTTGAAAGTCTAATTCTTGAGAACGTTGCCACATTTCGGCAGCTAATCGATCCTGTTTAGCAGAATCATAAGTATACCAATCATTAGCAACTTGAAGACTTAAAAAATTATTGGGAAAATCAGCTTTAATTGCCACAATTAAACCATTAGCAAACTCACTCGTAATACTAGCAACTTGGTTTTGAATTGCCGCAATTAAAGTTTGTTCAGGAGTCAAAATTGGCGCTGGTGGTGGCAAAGTTTCTATTACTTGAGGTGGCTTAGGTTCTGTTAATTCCAGCGGCGCTTCTATTCCTGATGCTACCTTTTCCTCTTCTGGTACAGGTGTAAATACAGGAGTTTCTTTCGGCGTAGCAATTTCCGTCGGTACAGGAATTTCTACAACTGGCGCTTCTTCTGGTGGCGCAGTTGCTTCTGGTGGCGCAGTTACTTCTGGAGGAATAGTTACTTCTGGGGGAATAGTAGCTTCTGGTGGTGCTGTTAACTCTGGTGCAGTACTGGGAATTGTGGGTGGAACTTCTGCGATTTGTGGTGGTTTTCCGGGGGAAAGTAGAGAATTTACCCAGAATATCAAGATTAATCCTAGAGCGATCGCACCAGTCAACACAGTATCATTAGGCAACTTTTGCCGCACCGACTCCGGCAAAATCTGACGTACCTTCGTCAAAAACGCAGTCCACAAACCCCAAACTTTAGCCAAAAAACTCGGCTTTTTCGCCACTGGCGCAGCCTTAGCCGGAGTTTCAGCCTGTGGCGCAGGTGCAGGAGTCGCTGCTGCTGCTAAAGTTTCACTTTCAGGAATAGGAACATTTATTTCCTCTGCTGGTGAACTTTCCGCCAACAAATTCGGAACAACAGTCGCTGCTGCTGGTAATGTATCCGTCAGCGGACTGGGAACAGTTAATTCCTGTGTTGATAACGTATCCGTCAGCGGACTGGGAACATTTACGTCTTCTGCTGATAACGTATCCGTCAGCGGACTGGGAACATTTACGTCTTCTGCTGATAACGTATCCGTTGGCGGACTAGAAATATCTGTTTCCTCAGCTGGTAACGTATCTATTGGCGAACTCGGAACAGCCATAGCTGTTTCTGGAGGCAAACTAGCAGCAGCGGGTATAGTGTCCTGAGTGCTAACTTCCGGCTGCTTTGGTTGATCTTGTGACATGAAATCTTTTCCTGGGCGAACCACAACAGATTCAGGACTTACGCAACTGGCACAATTGTAGAATACGTCAGACCTAAAATCTTTAACTTAAGGGAGGCTTTAGCTTTTCTGACGCACCTGACAAAGTTATGTTAAGTGTGACAGCTTTAGTCCTAAGATTCTTACAGGATGCTCTCTCCTGCCCTAATTTATCATTTGCTATCCTGCTTTCGATCGCGTTATTCAGCTTAAGAATTTATTATGAACTTCAAGCGTCGTCAGTTCCTAGTTTTGGGCGGTTTAACTGGTTTGGGATTCAGCTTTTTAGGTAAAGTTCTGCAAAGTCCCCCAGCCGAAAGCGCAGATACCCAATTATCCAACGCAGTCCCAGAATTAGCCACCCCGACAACACCACCCCTATTTAGATTTGTTTCTGTCGCCGACACGGGTACTGGAACAAAAAGTCAGTACGCCGTAGCAGAAGCCATGTCTCGTTACCATCAAAAAAATCCCTACAATTTAGTAATTTTGGCCGGAGATAACATCTATAACAATGGGGAAATTGAAAAAATAGAGACTGTTTTTGAGCGTCCTTATCAATATTTATTGAAAAAAGGAGTTAAGTTTCGCGCTTGTTTAGGGAATCACGATATTCGCACAGAAAATGGCGAACCTCAACTTAAGTATGCTGGCTTTAATATGCCAGGTCGTTACTACACTTTTCGCCACGACTCTATCCAATTTTTTGCTTTAGATACTAATGAAAATGCTGATTGGAAAAATCAGTTAATTTGGTTAGAAAAAGAACTCAGTCGCAGCAATGCACGTTGGAAGATTGTTTTTGGGCATCACCAGATTTATTCTTCTGGAGTTTATGGCGTGAATGAACCATTTATTAAAGAGTTGACTCCGCTGTTCCAAAAACATAAAGTCCGACTTTATATTAATGGTCACGATCATCATTATGAACGCACTCGTTCTATTAATGGCACAACTTACATGATTACTGGTTCAGGTGCGGGAACTCGCCCAGTCGGACGTTCTGAATGGACGGAATATTCAGCCAGTCGCTTGAGTTTTGCGGCTTATGATGTGTATAGCGATCGAATTTTGATTAGCGCCATTGGAACAGATAATTTAGTATTTGACAGAGGAGTGATTAGTTTGTAGGTTTTGGATTGGCGATCGATTTTAGGAAAAAGTATGAGAGTCAAGCAATTAAAAATTTCCTCACTTCCAGCCACTTAACTTAAAAACTTCTCCTTCTCCTCTCTGTGTCCTCTGTGCCTGGAGCGGTTCAAAAATTCTTATTGCTATAATTCATCACCAAAACTTCTGTGATTTTCCCGCGTTTGTTACCCTGAGAATTAATCGCTCTTGTCGCTAATATTTCCTTAATCTGAAAATCTTTGTACAATTCCCTAATAAATTCACAATCTGAATTAGACAACATAACTTTTACGCCTTTGTTACTAAGTTCCACAAATACATCCTTTAATTGAATTTGTTCAACTTTAGTAAAAGGGTAACGACTGTAAGCCGTGAAATTACTCGTTGTACTTATAGGGTAATATGGAGGGTCGAAATAAACAAAATCATCTTTTTCGGCATTCGGCAAAACTTCTGTAAAACCCCTGATTTGAATTTCTGTTGATTGCAGTGTACGAGAAACAGAGCGCAATAGATCGGGCTGACAAATTAGCGGTTTTTTATATTTACCCATTGGCACATTAAATTGACCTTGGGAGTTTTCTCGGTATAATCCGTTAAAACAAGTTTTATTCAAATAAATTAACCGAGCAGCTTTTTCTAGGGAAGTTTGGTAATTTTGCGATCGCATCCAGTAATAAAAATCTCGATCGTGTTTTTCTTGATGTTTCTCTAACAAAGCAATTAATGATTCAACATTATCTCTGACGCAACAATAAACATTAATTAATTGTGGATTAATATCACTCAAAACAGCAACTTTGGGAAGTAGGTGAAAAAATATCGCACCACCCCCTAGAAACGGCTCATAATAAGTGTTAAAATTTTGAGGAAAAAAGGGAATATACTGTGAAATTAACTTACTTTTACCACCAGCCCACTTGAGAAACGGACGAGGAGAAACAGAATTTGCGGCATTATTCGACATTACTTTAGAGATTAATCAGTCAGCGTTTACAATTATTTAACTAGAGTTTCTTTGAGAGTAGGAGTGACCTGCGTGGACAATCCCGACCTCGCCAAAAAGCGATCGCGTGTAGTACCCTCATTTGAGGATATCCCAGAGGCATTACGGGAAGCGCCAACTACAGTAACCAAGCGTCGGAAAAACAAGTTCTGGCTATTCACAGGGCTAACAGGACTGGCAATAATTGCAATGTTGGCTGGATTTTGGGTTGCTACTTTCTCATCCTTAGAGCTAAATATATTTACCACTAACAACAGTCAAAATACAGATACGGCAAAAACTCCCACCCCAGCAGCCTCAACCACCGAACCAGCCAAACAACCCGATATAGTTGTGGGACAATCTGGACATTTTGCTTATCCAGAAGCACCACCAGAGCAATTACAACCGATTACAGCAGACCGTCGGATGAAGCTACGTCAACCAGCTGCTCAGAAATTTCAGGCAATGGTAGCAGCAGCTAGAGCGCAGGGTATCATTTTAGTACCTATTTCGGGATTTCGTTCGATCGCAGAGCAACAACACCTGTTTTTTGACATCAAAGCCCAGCGAGCTCAAGCCGCAGCCGAACGCGCATCAGTCAGCGCCCCTCCAGGTTACAGCGAACATCACACAGGTTACGCCGTTGATATTGGCGATGGTAATGTCCCCGCCACCAACTTGAGTCCCAATTTTGAAAAAACAGCCGCATTTAAGTGGCTACAAGCCAACGCCCCAAGGTTTAGTTTTGAGATGTCTTTCCCAAAAAACAATCCCCAAGGCGTAAGTTACGAACCTTGGCATTGGCGCTTCGTAGGCGACAGACAAAGCTTAGAAACATTTTACAAATCCAGAAATCTCAACCCCAGTCAGGGGGGAGAGGCGCAGGGGAAATAGGGAGATGGGGACAAGGAGACAAGGGGACACAGGGAATTTTTATTTACTTTTGACCTTCTCTTCTGCCCCCCTGCTCCCCTGCCCCCCTGCGCCCCTGCCCCCCAGTCCTCTATCTTCTGCGTCTTCCTCTCAACCTTCTGCCTTGGCTTCTGCCTTCTGGCTTTTCTTCTACTTTCTTTTCTTTTTTCTTCCCTTGAGCGGCTTCTTTTTGATTAAAGTAAGCTTCTAAAACTTTCAGAACTTTGGGGGCGGCGAAACTACCACCACCACCGCCAGAGTGTTCGCCGAATACGACAACGACTATTTCGGGTTTATCTTCTGGGGCATAAGCACCAAACCAGGTGTGAACTTTTTTGCCATGTCCCACTTCCGAAGTGCCGCTTTTACCCGCAGCTGGGGGAATGGTTTTCACATTTAAGGCTTTTCCAGTACCAGTGGTAATTGTGGCTCGTAAACCTTTGTGAATCACTTCTACAGTTTTGGGCTTCATATTTAAAGATTCCCGCCAGTTTTTTGATTCCTCGTTGTCTTTAAGGATGTGGGGTTTGACTAAATAACCGCCATTGGCAGGGACGGCAAACATGACTGCT is a genomic window containing:
- a CDS encoding ATP-binding protein, with amino-acid sequence MLSYQNFILRRNLSVISFNGLRTLFKQMAKRVGEGSLLLTEDVLSTLTVMPQQIEEKFILLVSEQFSGLMVATQRLEETSWQSPEEKVYEVGLTFAPEAIAEFIAQLSTLLKDHPLAEKRLQAATHILQPNDANLQSEFTLHLLEIVTNWQQNDSTEEMIYPFVSVCQPVHEALRQQVEQERLLNQVTTQIRDSLELPVILKTAVEQVRHFLQADRLLIYQFQHPLSAIQELEMGDKEILEFYELAARQELYPEESSLTQTEIDNKLEQNFEQEVNERRIFGKVTYQALASDNIPSILGFSEEERCFTYVPNCREKYRKGFTLAVKDIETTYIFHPCILNLMRHCQVRAKLVVPILIQEQLWGLLIAHQCFEPRQWQDNEKKFLTHIAEHLAIAIYQAQLYAEVQQQKQTLEKRVIDRTQELHDAMLLAQSANRAKSEFLATMSHELRTPLTCVIGLSATLLRWSFGQLSQKQRDYLQSIHDNGEHLLELINDILELSQLEAGKTVLNVSEFSLSQLAHQEMTNLKQKATQRGVELAVAVKLDSQQDRFVADDRRVRQILYNLLSNGIKFTPQGGRVILRVWREGNRAVLQVEDTGIGIPEHQKHLLFQKFQQLDSSYHRQYEGTGLGLALTKQLVELHGGKIEVNSTVGVGSIFTVWLPKQQYLTAHKNQSQSPAYPKEEALINLKFPAGIIVVIENHEETATLICEILTAAGFQVVWLLEPSTAMKQIEILQPVIVILDLQTSVSNGQQTVEQIRSLPSVQDVKILILTNQISSKSLVLGANNYLLKPILPQSLLKKIQLLMANPVNE
- a CDS encoding N-acetylmannosamine-6-phosphate 2-epimerase — encoded protein: MNKNSLQSLNQTLIVSCQAPVESPLHDPYVIAAIAKAAILNGASAVRIDTPAHITAVRQQISAPIIGLWKQQIPGYEVYITPQFSHAEAIAKAGADIIAIDATLRERPNQEQLTTIISRIHQELGKLVMADIDTIEAAIAATNAGADIVGTTLYGYTKETKHLSPPGFQLLAEMVEKLQVPVICEGGISSPTMAQQALEIGAFAVVVGTDITGIDAKLKQYLVAI
- a CDS encoding metallophosphoesterase family protein, translating into MNFKRRQFLVLGGLTGLGFSFLGKVLQSPPAESADTQLSNAVPELATPTTPPLFRFVSVADTGTGTKSQYAVAEAMSRYHQKNPYNLVILAGDNIYNNGEIEKIETVFERPYQYLLKKGVKFRACLGNHDIRTENGEPQLKYAGFNMPGRYYTFRHDSIQFFALDTNENADWKNQLIWLEKELSRSNARWKIVFGHHQIYSSGVYGVNEPFIKELTPLFQKHKVRLYINGHDHHYERTRSINGTTYMITGSGAGTRPVGRSEWTEYSASRLSFAAYDVYSDRILISAIGTDNLVFDRGVISL
- a CDS encoding DNA adenine methylase, whose translation is MSNNAANSVSPRPFLKWAGGKSKLISQYIPFFPQNFNTYYEPFLGGGAIFFHLLPKVAVLSDINPQLINVYCCVRDNVESLIALLEKHQEKHDRDFYYWMRSQNYQTSLEKAARLIYLNKTCFNGLYRENSQGQFNVPMGKYKKPLICQPDLLRSVSRTLQSTEIQIRGFTEVLPNAEKDDFVYFDPPYYPISTTSNFTAYSRYPFTKVEQIQLKDVFVELSNKGVKVMLSNSDCEFIRELYKDFQIKEILATRAINSQGNKRGKITEVLVMNYSNKNF
- a CDS encoding M15 family metallopeptidase, which codes for MDNPDLAKKRSRVVPSFEDIPEALREAPTTVTKRRKNKFWLFTGLTGLAIIAMLAGFWVATFSSLELNIFTTNNSQNTDTAKTPTPAASTTEPAKQPDIVVGQSGHFAYPEAPPEQLQPITADRRMKLRQPAAQKFQAMVAAARAQGIILVPISGFRSIAEQQHLFFDIKAQRAQAAAERASVSAPPGYSEHHTGYAVDIGDGNVPATNLSPNFEKTAAFKWLQANAPRFSFEMSFPKNNPQGVSYEPWHWRFVGDRQSLETFYKSRNLNPSQGGEAQGK